CCGGCGATGTAATCGTAATGGTTGAAAAGAAACTGACTTCTATTCAGAAAACCAAGCCCGCCAGCGTTCCAGTAAAGGGCTGTCGCATCAGTGGCTTGAGTCACGTAAGCTTCTCCCATCGCCAGAGCGCGCGCTCCCACGCCGATTTTCAAAAACGGCGCGGCAGTGGTACCAACACGACTCACTGTTTGTGCCTCCAACCCCTGGCTGAATAAGGCGAAAAGACTGAAAATGACAATCAATGTGGTTAGATATTTCATATTCACCTCATTGGATTTTATCTCAAACTAAAATATTTTTAACAAAATTTTTTCTGAATTTGTAAATTACAAACCGACTCCGATTCCCAATTGAATGAAGCGCGGGGGATAATAATTTCCGGGACGTGTGTAATATTCTTTGACATCAGAAATTTCCACGTCCAACCCGGCGTTACGATCTTCCTGAGTACGGGAAGCAAAAGTAACATCGGGTCTGCCTGTATCCGAGTAAACAGTACGCGCATTCCGCGTATCCAGTAAATTGTAAACATTGAGCATCAAATCATAATTCATTCCGAATAATTTTACCCGCCGCGAGATGCGCAAATCAATCGTGAAAGTCGTGGGTCGCACTTCACTATTCACTTTCAGCTCGCTCAAAGTCGTCCCGCCGACTGTTTCGCCGCGATAAAAACTCGGCGTGTAAGGGAATCCGGAATTCAAAGATGCTACCATGCTCGCATTCCAGCCATTTTTTTGGTAACCAAATGTCGCATTCAAAGTATGCCGCTGATCCCAATCCAGATTGATCAACTGAATGCGCGGTTCTTTGTTGTCGCGAATCTGCGTGTACGCTTCCTGCGGATTGGAGTAAGTACCCTTGGCAATCATAAAAGTGTAATCCAAATTGACGGAGAAATCGGACAGAGCAAATTGCGAGTTAAAAGTAATTCCTTTTACCGCCGCGTGATCGTAATTAATATATTTGTGGTAAGTCGTGCCCCAGTAAGTATCGATCGGCGCGCTAATGCCGACCCAATCACGAATGTCGCGATAAAATCCGGTCACGTTCAAAAACAGCCGATCCCACAGACCCTGTTGCAAACCAACTTCGTACATAACGGTCCGCTCGGGTCCGATGTCCGCATTTCCGATGAGCGGATTGACATTTGCCTTTTTTACGTCGACCCAGAATTTTGGGTTTTCGTACAAATAGCGCAATTCCGGATTCTGGAAAAACCAGCCATAAGAAAAATGAATCACGCCTTGCGATGTGATGGGAAAAGAAATGCCGAAACGCGGACTGAGCTGATATTTGGGTTTGGGTTTTTTGTACCAGAATTGCTCCCGTTCTTCAAGCGTGTATTCCGGCCCCCACTGATCTTCCGGTAAATTGGGATCGTAATTTTTGTAACGATGCGCGTTTTTCACCGGATCGAGAATTTCCGGATCAGCAGGATCAGCAAGCGTTTTTCCGTCCGAATCAAAATAATCGAACCGTAAACCCAAATTGATGATTAATTCCTGAAATTCAATTTTATCCTGCACATAGGCAGAAAACTCGCGCGGTTTGTAATGATAATTTTGCGAAAATGCTGAAGAATCCGGATCCGGAATGTAAGGCCTGTAAGTCGTTTGATCAAATTGAAGCGTGTATGCCTCGTTGTACAAATCATGAAAAATTCCGCCAAATCCCCATTTCATCAAATGACGATTTGTCACCTGACTGGTCATGTCCCACTTGAAAGACCAATGCTTGACTTTATTCTTCCAGCGCTGCACATCGTTGCCAAAATAGACAAAATCACTGTTGTTCAATTGCACGGAAACCCACTTATTATTTCGCCGATCAAACACGTATTGCTCGAAATCCGCTCGTTTGGTCGGCATGTAACGATAATCGTAAGGATCGTCGTAAAGTTCTCCATGATAGTCTTTCTGGAAATAGCTGATTTTCAGTTCGTAAAAGGTTTTCGGCGACAAAGTATGATTTAATGAAAAAACATGGGTTTGACTCAAATTATGATGAATCTTTGTCGCATCAGGAACATATTTGTAGCGATTACTGGCGTCGCGATTACGACGCTTACTCAAATAAAGGCCGTAGCTGAAGTTCATCGACGCCACGGGTCTAAAATACAATTTCGACTGCAACGAATATTGCTCTGCCCAACTTAACGGCATTAATTTGTCATCCGGCTTTTTGAACGTGTGCACCGTATCCTTCGCCGGGCTGGAAAACCCCCAGGGCATGAAATAGCGTTTGCCATAAGTGTAGTCAGGATCGTAATAATACCTGCCGGAAATAAAATAGGTTACCCGCTTTTTTGTCCAGGGGATGGGACCGCTTGTGTTGAACTGCAAGTCCGTATTGGTGAGCGGATTGAATGTGTTGAGATAACCTTTCTTTTTCAAATAAGGCTTATCTTTAATGACAGAGGAAGATTGAAAATCATACTCGCCGGAATTCAAATAATTCAAATCTTCCTCGAAAAATTGATTGGTCAGGCGGTGCGCGGCAAATCGCGCCCAGGCCGGATTGTCCATGACGTAATAGGTCTTGTCATCGAAACTCAGAAAATCCCCCAGGTAGCCGATAAAATTAAAACGGTAATCGTCACTCCCCTGCTTCGTAACAATGTTGATAACTCCGGAGAGCGCTTGTCCGTACTCAGCATTGAAAGTCCCGGTGATCGCCTGCAATTCCTGCACTGCCTGATTGTCAATAGAAATTCCTGCCTGTCGATTGAGCGGATCGATCACCTGAATGCCGTCAACCAGATACACGATTTCCGTGCTTCTGCCGCCGCGGATGTGGAGTTGGCCTCCGGCATCGCGAACCACGCCTGCCTGCAGTTCCAGCACATCACTGACTTCTCGCACCGGCAATGATTGCAACTGATCTGCGCTCACGGAAACCGCCGACGAAGTCAAATCTTTTCTTATCCGTTCACGCTTTGCAGTGACAACAACTTCTTCGCCCAATTCCAGCGTCACTTGCGACAACTGAAAATCCAGTCGCGTGGTGTAATCCGCCGAAATTCGCACTGGTTTGCGCACCTGTTTTTCGTAACCCATGTAGCTCGCTTCCACGATGTACTGCCCCGGCGGCAAATTCAAAATATAAAATTCGCCGTTGAGATCAGTGGCGGCGCCTTTGACTTGTTCAACCGGGAAACGAACTTCCTTCCCATCGCGCACCATGCCGACGACAACCACATTCCCGCCGGGCAGCGGTTCCCCGGTTTGCTTGTCAATCAATCGACCGGCAATTTTTCCGGTGATGCCGGCGTAAGAGATATTTTGAAAAACAGTCGCAAAAAACAAAGTAACGAGAAATAGCCACAAATACTTTCGTAACATCGAGCCTCCTCAAATCGTGTTTATTTTATGAAGAGAATTTTGCGCGTCAATTGCTTCTGATTCGATCGGGTAAATATCGCAAAATAAACTCCGGAAGGAATTTCACTTCCTGACGAATCCTTCGCGCCCCAGATGAATTGAAAATCTCCCTGTCTGATTGGAATTTTTTTTGAAAAAATGAGTTGTCCCGTCAAATTAAAAATATCAATCTTTTCAATGCCCGAACTATTTTTTACGTTAAATTGAATCGCTCGATTGAATGGATTCGGGAAACAAGAGATTTGAAAATCTTGTTCGACTTCTCCGCATGCCTCAACCGCCGTCGCCGGATGAATTCCCCAATTGTCCGAAGTGACAGTCTGCAAAATTTGCTGCGCCTCGGGAACAATCACATCCTGCCACACCGCATCATCGCTGTTGACACTGTAAGTATTTTCATCTTTTCTGTGCCCGAGCCGCCAGAACATCCAGGGGATGCCTCTTTCACGGCAGATATTGCACACGCTGCTGTACAGATTTTTCAATTCGCTCATGCCAGCGCTGCGCGTGTCTCCGAATTCCTCCACAAAAAGCAATTTATTGATCGAACGGCAATAGGACAAATTGTCGTCTATCCATTTGCTCAAATTCCCGCCATAGAAATGAAGCGTGTAAATGTCAGCATCGGGAATGTTGCCCAGAGTTCGAATATCGTCGCCGGATTTTCCCTGATGATAATAATTGGCATAACCGGCGATGCCCAGTGAAACTTTTGTGTTCGGATCAATTTGCTTCAAATGAGACGCCAATTCGCTCAGGAAATTCCGAATCATGTCATGTCTTTCCTGCGAAGAAAGCCCTGTCACATCCAGCAAAGGAATTCCCGCTTCGTTTTGGATTTCCCAGGCGTAAACAACTTCATCACAATCTTTCCAGGCTTTTCCCAGATAAGAATTGTAATGATTCAAAAAATGGGAAAATCGATTTTTGTGGTCGGAGATCGATGCTGCTGACGAATAAATGTTCACAGGACCGTATTTATCCAGATAGGGTTTCGAATGAACGGAAAGAGCAATGATCAATCGAATACCTCGCTTCTGGCATTCGGACATAAGATAATCGACTTTTTCCAGATTTTCGTCATGAAATGTACCCACCGGATCTTCAAATGTGTACGCTTCTGGTGGATCCTCCCAACTCAGATACTGAGCACGATGCCCCAGAAAAATTCGCAGCACTGACAAATTGGCTTCCTGCATGGCGTTCAGTTGCTGCTGAATTCTACCTAATCGCTGGAACCAGAGCTGGTATTGATTCGCGCCAGCCCAGAGATATTCTTCAGCAGAGACAAGGCTGCAGACAAGGCTGCTTTGAATCAAAGCGAAAATAAAAAAAATGAGAAAAATGATTTTGGCCTGTTTCAAGTTCATTTATGAAAAATTACCTTCGCAAAATAAGCTTTTCGATGGTGTACTCTACCTCAAAGTTGGAGCACGCCTGTTTAGATTTTGGATTTAATCCGTCAGGATTTTATAAAATGCTCACGCATAAATTCCAGAAAGCAGTTGCAGATATACTCCAACTGAAAGGCAAATCATACTTTTTTTATTCCACAAAACAGAATTTAATCGATCTGGCTTCTGATGCAGCCAATGGATGCCCCAAAAGCTCAATCAATTTTGTACAAATCTTTTAAAGAGGCGGCTGCTTCTGTGAAAGAAGCTGCCGCCGCAATGTTTTCAATGAAACGGTTTAATTTGAGGTAATATTTTAGTGTGTAATTTTCGTATTTAACGTTGTATTTTAACATCCCCCTAAATCCCCTTTATTTAAGGAGGACTTGAGAGTTCTCCCCTTCAAGGGAGGATTTTCTACCCTCCTTTGAAGGGGAGACAGGGGGGATGTTACTAACTCCGCTAATCAACAATTTTCCTTATTTCATCAACAACATCTTGAGCGTCTTGGAATAGTCCGCAGTTTTCAATTTGTAAAAATAAATTCCGCTCGAGACTTTGACTCCGGCATCATTTCTGCCGTCCCATTGTGCCGCATGATAGCCCGCAGGCTTGTCCGCATCAATCAGCGTACAAATCTTCTGGCCTAACATATTGTAGATTTCCAGTTTGACATGGCCCGCATCTGCCAGATCAAATTTGATTCGCGTTTCCGGATTGAAAGGATTGGGATAATTTTCATGCAATTGCGTGCGCTCGGGAAGTGCAGGATTATCTTCGGCGGTTTCCACACCTGTCGGCGCGTAAACTTCGAGATAACCCCAACTGGAAGGACGTTTCCAATTTTCTGTGTTTCTCACGCCGCCAATGTTAAGTTGTTTTGTTCTTCCTGTTTCCGGCGCGTCCAGCACCAGGTCTTTGTCATTGATGTCGATACGAATGGGAAGCATATCTCCGACCTGCGGCGTAAAATCATGATTTGCCGCCAGAGAATCCAGCGCAATTTTCGCCTCAATCTGGTAGCCCGTGGGACTCGGCAAAATCAACGCTTCCAGTCCCGGAAAAGTTCTCGGAGAGCTTCCGCTTTGCTGAATTTCGCCCCACGATGTGAAAGAAATTCGGTAATCTCCGGTACCCGGATTGTCAACATCATTCAGATCATGCAGCGCGTTCAATGCCATTGCATTGTAAAATCCGATGAACAATTCGAATGCATCGCCTTCCCAGGCTTGACCGCTTTCAGCCAAATCATCGTCCACGACATTGGCGCCGAGATAGAGATAATCATCGTCAATGACAAAAATACAGGTTGTCAAATTGAGGTCTGTAGATGCCGGTGTCCAGTCTCCGGCTGCATCAACGCCTACACCTTCAGGGGTAATGTTGAAATTTTCGTAAGTTAAAAATTCCGCCAGCGAGCCGTCGATCATGAAATTGAAATTCGGATCGTAGACAGCTTTCAGCGTCGGAGACGACGGAACAGTGACCGGGCCTACCGAACTCACGTCACGCAGTTCCGTCTCAGTGCCGTCCAGACCGGTCGCCGTCACTGCGTAGTAAAAAGTGATATCTCCGCCATGAGTGGTGTAAGGCCTGTGATTCCAGTACTGCACCTGCCGCGGAATTTTTGTGCCGATACGGACGACATCGGCCGCCGTCAAATCAGTGATCGGATTTGGGCTAGCATAAACGTTGTAAGTTTCACTCAAATTATCCGGATTATCTGTCCATTGAACCTGTGCGAAAACGTAAGGCTGCACAACGTTAGCAGTGTCCACAATTGCGGCTGCTTCGGGTGACAGCAAGGCGCCTGCCGGTTCTTCCACACCGACCAGCGTGTAATTGTCCCAGTAAATCGTACCAGCCCAGCTTTCCGTAGAATAGACCTGAACTCCGGCGCGGATACTGCCATGGGGATCCAGATCAGCCAATTTATCCAGCACATTGTAAGTAAGCGTATGCCACTGTCCCGGCTGCAGCGTTGTATCCGACACAGTAAATGACGTCTCTGTCCAGGTCCAGGAAACTTTATCCGTCGCCCACAGACTAATTTGCGTCCCAACTGGCGTATTATCCGGCAGATAAACGTCAATAGTAATCGCCGTTGCTCCGGTGTCTGTGTCTGTCCATTGCAAATCAATGTTCTGGTTCACAAATTGAGCCTTTACATCCAGCGCAAAATCCCAGTCAGTCTGCAAAACGCCCACAGAATGTCCGGTGGGATCAGCGGCCCAGTTGATGGCTGTCATCGCGGTGTTCCAGCCCGTGTTCACAAAATCGTACGTGCCGCGAGCTTCATTTTCAAAATCAGCGAGCACCCACTTTTTGCCCACTTCCATAGTATGGAACTGCACATTGTCCACCATCAGCGTGCCAGTCCAGCCGTTCTTAGTGTTAAAATAGACTTCCAGACCCCCCTTGGCATTCCACGGCAGATAATTGCTATTCAACTGATGCGAGCGTTTCACCGGAAACGTCAATGTGTTCCATTCACCTTTTTTCAAAGGTTTCGATCCACCCCAGCCATTTGCCGGTGAATATTTCACATCGATCCAGGTCCAGTTAGTTTTGTCCTGGCTCCAGGCTTTAATCATGACCGTGTCCGGAATGTCCGCCGGAATAAAAACATCGTAAGTCACAAATGCGGCGCCTTCGGTCGTTTCAGTCCAGCCCATATCCAGCGGATCAAGTCCGATGGCAGCTTTGCCGTCACCAGTGGCATTCAGATCCATCGCCAGCACGCCACCGTAATTCGGGTCGTCCATTTGGCGCAGATTGGAACCGGCATCGCCCCACCAATAGCCGAATCCCTGAGTTCCCAAATTGGGATCGTTAAAATCTGCCGCCACATCGGGTTCCACGCCCCAGAGAGTGACATTGTCGATCAGAATCGTTCCTGACCAGGCTCCCGTAACATAGCCGAGATAAATTTCTAATCCGCCTTTGGCGTTCCAGGGCAGATAATTGCTGTTTAATTCGTTGAAACGTTTGATTGCGAAAGTAACCGTATTCCACGCCCCTTTAATCAAAGGTCTGGCCCCTTCGAGCCATTGCGTGGGAGAAAATTTCACATCGATCCAGGTCCAGTTGGTTTTGTCCTGGCTCCAGACTTTAATCATGGCGCTGTCCGGAAAATCAGCCGGAATGAAAATGTCATAAGTAAGAAAATAGGCGCCGACTGTTGTTTCGGTCCATTTCATGTCCAGCGGATCCACTCCGATAGCAGCTTTTCCGTCGCCAGTTACGTTCAAATCCAGCGCGAGAACGCCGCCGTAAGTCGCATCAGTCATCTGGCGCAAATTGGACCCGGCATCGCCCCACCAATAGCCGAATCCTTGAGTCCCCAAATTCGCGTCATCAAAATTGAAAATGACCTGCGCCGGGGAAGTCTGGACAAGAGCAACGCTCATGACCAGCACCAGTAGTAACAAAAATCGTTTCATAAATAGTTCCCTCCTGCTTTGGTTTGTTGTTTTGGCTAATTTTCTTTTTTGGGAAAATTAAATTTTTGCTTCCACCTCCTTTCAAAACAATCAGTATTTTTTGCCGCCAAGACTCAAAGGCTTCAAGTTATTAAAAAATGAACTTATTGAGCACCAAATAAAATTGAATAAAATATTTTCCTGATTACATCCGTGAAAATCTGTATTATCCGTGGCGCTCCGTGTTCTATTAAACTCAAGCCTAAATTTTCCGCACCGATTCTCTTTCCACCAATTGCACCGGCACTACCGTGTGAATCGGCGAATCAATTTCCTTGCGAATTGCCCGGAACAAAATTCTCACGCCAATGGAACCCAATTCTTGCTTGAAAACGCGAATCGTCGTTAAACCCGGCGTGGAAAATCGCGCCAGATCAATATCGTCAAATCCCACGATACTCACATCATCAGGAATTTTCAAATTCATATCCTGAACCGCTTTGTAGCCGTAAAGCGCATTAATATCGTTCGCCGAAAAAATTGCTGTTGGCGGATCAGGTTGGGAAAGCAATTTTTTCACATGGTCGTATCCTTGTTCGATTCCCCCGGCGCTGATGTAATTTTTCAAAACCGGAATATTATTTCTTTCCAGCGTCTTGAGATAGCCTTGGTA
This portion of the Calditrichota bacterium genome encodes:
- a CDS encoding cellulase family glycosylhydrolase; its protein translation is MNLKQAKIIFLIFFIFALIQSSLVCSLVSAEEYLWAGANQYQLWFQRLGRIQQQLNAMQEANLSVLRIFLGHRAQYLSWEDPPEAYTFEDPVGTFHDENLEKVDYLMSECQKRGIRLIIALSVHSKPYLDKYGPVNIYSSAASISDHKNRFSHFLNHYNSYLGKAWKDCDEVVYAWEIQNEAGIPLLDVTGLSSQERHDMIRNFLSELASHLKQIDPNTKVSLGIAGYANYYHQGKSGDDIRTLGNIPDADIYTLHFYGGNLSKWIDDNLSYCRSINKLLFVEEFGDTRSAGMSELKNLYSSVCNICRERGIPWMFWRLGHRKDENTYSVNSDDAVWQDVIVPEAQQILQTVTSDNWGIHPATAVEACGEVEQDFQISCFPNPFNRAIQFNVKNSSGIEKIDIFNLTGQLIFSKKIPIRQGDFQFIWGAKDSSGSEIPSGVYFAIFTRSNQKQLTRKILFIK
- a CDS encoding T9SS type A sorting domain-containing protein translates to MKRFLLLLVLVMSVALVQTSPAQVIFNFDDANLGTQGFGYWWGDAGSNLRQMTDATYGGVLALDLNVTGDGKAAIGVDPLDMKWTETTVGAYFLTYDIFIPADFPDSAMIKVWSQDKTNWTWIDVKFSPTQWLEGARPLIKGAWNTVTFAIKRFNELNSNYLPWNAKGGLEIYLGYVTGAWSGTILIDNVTLWGVEPDVAADFNDPNLGTQGFGYWWGDAGSNLRQMDDPNYGGVLAMDLNATGDGKAAIGLDPLDMGWTETTEGAAFVTYDVFIPADIPDTVMIKAWSQDKTNWTWIDVKYSPANGWGGSKPLKKGEWNTLTFPVKRSHQLNSNYLPWNAKGGLEVYFNTKNGWTGTLMVDNVQFHTMEVGKKWVLADFENEARGTYDFVNTGWNTAMTAINWAADPTGHSVGVLQTDWDFALDVKAQFVNQNIDLQWTDTDTGATAITIDVYLPDNTPVGTQISLWATDKVSWTWTETSFTVSDTTLQPGQWHTLTYNVLDKLADLDPHGSIRAGVQVYSTESWAGTIYWDNYTLVGVEEPAGALLSPEAAAIVDTANVVQPYVFAQVQWTDNPDNLSETYNVYASPNPITDLTAADVVRIGTKIPRQVQYWNHRPYTTHGGDITFYYAVTATGLDGTETELRDVSSVGPVTVPSSPTLKAVYDPNFNFMIDGSLAEFLTYENFNITPEGVGVDAAGDWTPASTDLNLTTCIFVIDDDYLYLGANVVDDDLAESGQAWEGDAFELFIGFYNAMALNALHDLNDVDNPGTGDYRISFTSWGEIQQSGSSPRTFPGLEALILPSPTGYQIEAKIALDSLAANHDFTPQVGDMLPIRIDINDKDLVLDAPETGRTKQLNIGGVRNTENWKRPSSWGYLEVYAPTGVETAEDNPALPERTQLHENYPNPFNPETRIKFDLADAGHVKLEIYNMLGQKICTLIDADKPAGYHAAQWDGRNDAGVKVSSGIYFYKLKTADYSKTLKMLLMK
- a CDS encoding TonB-dependent receptor codes for the protein MLRKYLWLFLVTLFFATVFQNISYAGITGKIAGRLIDKQTGEPLPGGNVVVVGMVRDGKEVRFPVEQVKGAATDLNGEFYILNLPPGQYIVEASYMGYEKQVRKPVRISADYTTRLDFQLSQVTLELGEEVVVTAKRERIRKDLTSSAVSVSADQLQSLPVREVSDVLELQAGVVRDAGGQLHIRGGRSTEIVYLVDGIQVIDPLNRQAGISIDNQAVQELQAITGTFNAEYGQALSGVINIVTKQGSDDYRFNFIGYLGDFLSFDDKTYYVMDNPAWARFAAHRLTNQFFEEDLNYLNSGEYDFQSSSVIKDKPYLKKKGYLNTFNPLTNTDLQFNTSGPIPWTKKRVTYFISGRYYYDPDYTYGKRYFMPWGFSSPAKDTVHTFKKPDDKLMPLSWAEQYSLQSKLYFRPVASMNFSYGLYLSKRRNRDASNRYKYVPDATKIHHNLSQTHVFSLNHTLSPKTFYELKISYFQKDYHGELYDDPYDYRYMPTKRADFEQYVFDRRNNKWVSVQLNNSDFVYFGNDVQRWKNKVKHWSFKWDMTSQVTNRHLMKWGFGGIFHDLYNEAYTLQFDQTTYRPYIPDPDSSAFSQNYHYKPREFSAYVQDKIEFQELIINLGLRFDYFDSDGKTLADPADPEILDPVKNAHRYKNYDPNLPEDQWGPEYTLEEREQFWYKKPKPKYQLSPRFGISFPITSQGVIHFSYGWFFQNPELRYLYENPKFWVDVKKANVNPLIGNADIGPERTVMYEVGLQQGLWDRLFLNVTGFYRDIRDWVGISAPIDTYWGTTYHKYINYDHAAVKGITFNSQFALSDFSVNLDYTFMIAKGTYSNPQEAYTQIRDNKEPRIQLINLDWDQRHTLNATFGYQKNGWNASMVASLNSGFPYTPSFYRGETVGGTTLSELKVNSEVRPTTFTIDLRISRRVKLFGMNYDLMLNVYNLLDTRNARTVYSDTGRPDVTFASRTQEDRNAGLDVEISDVKEYYTRPGNYYPPRFIQLGIGVGL